The following are from one region of the Stigmatella ashevillena genome:
- the yjjJ gene encoding type II toxin-antitoxin system HipA family toxin YjjJ, whose translation MTSVNHLLEALDLLPTARASDLGKQLEVSQPTVSRLITAAGSRVCRMGAGRQTRYARTRTLLHLGTQVPVYRIDEAGRIHPYGLLHFLTQRRHWLARQEGPSELFDGFPPFAEDMAPQGYIGRSFAARYPELGLPPRPQDWTEDQALLALALRGEDCVGDLIIGDESLNRFLAETPPPASRSDYPQMAQAALSRPPGSSAGGEQPKFATSVEDRHVVVKFAGGDDGAAARRWRDLLVCESLALDAVRAAGLAAATSQWLDVEAYRFMEVNRFDRVGLRGRRPLLSLRAIDNEYLGLGGTWTRVAQGLLSGQHIRPEDAWRVRWLDTFGQLIGNTDRHLGNLSFFVEGPMKFRLAPVYDMLPMVFAPQGTSLSEHRFVPAPPSADTLDVWGHAARCAREYWSTLASSSELSDPFRERCLHAGEAVDRLIRQSPV comes from the coding sequence ATGACTTCCGTGAACCACCTCTTGGAGGCGCTCGATCTCCTGCCCACAGCGCGGGCCAGTGACCTTGGCAAGCAGCTCGAGGTCTCTCAGCCCACCGTGTCGAGGCTCATCACGGCGGCGGGCTCGCGCGTTTGCCGGATGGGGGCCGGACGTCAGACCCGGTATGCACGCACCCGGACGCTGCTTCACCTGGGGACCCAGGTCCCTGTCTACCGAATCGACGAGGCGGGGAGGATCCACCCATACGGGCTGCTTCACTTTCTCACGCAACGCCGTCACTGGCTTGCCCGGCAGGAGGGACCCTCTGAACTCTTCGACGGATTCCCCCCCTTCGCGGAGGACATGGCCCCTCAGGGCTACATCGGCCGCAGCTTCGCGGCACGCTACCCGGAGTTGGGGCTCCCCCCGCGCCCCCAAGACTGGACGGAAGACCAAGCGCTCCTGGCATTGGCCCTGCGCGGGGAGGATTGCGTAGGGGATCTCATCATCGGCGATGAGTCGCTCAATCGGTTTCTCGCGGAGACGCCCCCTCCTGCCTCCCGGAGCGACTATCCCCAGATGGCGCAAGCTGCCCTTTCGAGGCCGCCCGGTTCCTCCGCGGGCGGCGAGCAGCCCAAGTTCGCGACCTCTGTTGAAGACCGGCACGTCGTCGTGAAGTTCGCGGGGGGCGATGACGGCGCGGCTGCACGGCGGTGGAGGGACCTGCTCGTCTGCGAGAGCCTGGCGCTGGACGCGGTTCGGGCCGCGGGCCTCGCCGCCGCAACCTCGCAGTGGCTGGACGTCGAGGCGTACCGTTTCATGGAAGTGAACCGCTTCGACAGGGTGGGCCTTCGAGGACGAAGGCCCCTGCTGTCCCTCCGCGCCATCGACAACGAATACCTTGGCCTCGGCGGCACCTGGACCCGGGTTGCCCAGGGACTTCTGTCCGGACAGCACATCCGCCCGGAGGACGCCTGGCGAGTGCGCTGGCTCGACACCTTCGGACAGCTCATCGGCAACACCGACCGGCACTTGGGCAATCTCTCCTTCTTCGTGGAGGGACCCATGAAGTTCCGGCTCGCGCCTGTCTACGACATGCTCCCGATGGTCTTCGCGCCCCAAGGCACCAGCCTCTCCGAGCATCGGTTCGTTCCTGCCCCCCCGTCGGCTGACACGCTCGACGTCTGGGGGCACGCCGCGCGCTGCGCGCGGGAATACTGGAGCACGCTCGCGTCCTCGTCCGAGCTCAGCGACCCGTTCCGGGAGCGATGCCTTCACGCCGGTGAGGCCGTCGACCGCCTCATCCGCCAATCGCCTGTCTGA
- a CDS encoding McrC family protein, which translates to MSPWVLTEWEWAELPLSAEDLLAAQSHLGSALTAEPSAGGFRLRTHGVAGMVALPGGVLHLRSKVPSLHLLALADSAAKGFSWGEDLVGMAGAEELLPLLGTLYVRRVERLARGGWVHGYREEEAVQSVLRGRWLVGRDIAQPPTHRHQLTCRFDEFTRDVAPNRLLLAALRVMERARIFGPPVAARARALAATLDGVQARAELQAAETLLASDRRFAAYRPALGLARLILESTGVQAMPGTHPLASFVLRLAPLFEAAVTRALAQAAAARGLMCHAQRPLTLDAEGRLTLIPDVVIEQERARLVIDAKYKFPAEGLPPADDFQQLVTYLACVGTHQGALVLPALGRVPEETTLNLTTFGRTSQVRVVKVPLGGPAATLGRALESTAERLVSWLGSPPLPTPTSVYPPKIHSPFEMSNSKYPI; encoded by the coding sequence ATGAGCCCGTGGGTGCTCACCGAGTGGGAGTGGGCCGAGCTGCCGCTCTCCGCCGAGGATCTCCTCGCCGCCCAGTCGCACCTGGGCTCCGCGCTCACGGCCGAGCCTTCGGCGGGAGGCTTCCGCCTGCGGACACACGGGGTCGCGGGGATGGTGGCCCTCCCGGGAGGGGTGTTGCACCTGCGGTCCAAGGTGCCCTCCCTGCACCTGCTCGCGCTGGCCGACTCCGCCGCGAAGGGCTTTTCCTGGGGTGAGGACCTCGTGGGGATGGCCGGGGCGGAAGAGCTGCTTCCCCTGTTGGGGACACTCTACGTGCGCCGCGTGGAGCGGTTGGCGCGCGGGGGCTGGGTGCACGGCTACCGGGAAGAGGAGGCGGTGCAGTCGGTCCTCCGGGGGCGGTGGCTGGTGGGCAGGGACATCGCCCAACCGCCGACGCATCGCCACCAACTCACCTGCCGGTTCGATGAGTTCACCCGGGACGTGGCGCCCAACCGCCTGCTGCTCGCGGCGCTGCGGGTGATGGAGCGTGCGAGGATCTTCGGCCCTCCCGTGGCCGCGCGTGCCCGGGCACTGGCGGCCACGCTGGACGGCGTGCAAGCACGGGCAGAGCTCCAGGCCGCAGAGACCCTGCTGGCCTCGGATCGCCGTTTCGCCGCGTATCGGCCCGCCCTCGGGCTCGCGCGCCTCATCCTGGAGAGCACCGGCGTGCAGGCCATGCCCGGGACCCACCCGCTCGCTTCTTTCGTCCTCCGGTTGGCGCCCCTCTTCGAAGCCGCCGTCACCCGGGCGCTGGCCCAGGCCGCAGCAGCCAGAGGGCTGATGTGCCACGCCCAGCGCCCCCTCACGTTGGACGCCGAAGGACGGCTCACCCTCATCCCGGACGTCGTCATCGAGCAGGAACGGGCGCGCCTCGTCATCGACGCCAAGTACAAGTTCCCCGCGGAGGGGTTGCCACCGGCGGACGACTTCCAGCAGCTCGTCACCTATCTGGCGTGCGTAGGAACGCACCAAGGCGCGCTGGTCCTGCCCGCCCTCGGCAGGGTGCCAGAAGAGACCACCTTGAACCTGACGACCTTCGGCCGCACGAGCCAGGTGCGCGTGGTGAAGGTCCCCTTGGGAGGCCCGGCCGCCACGCTGGGCCGGGCCCTGGAATCCACCGCTGAGCGCCTCGTGTCCTGGTTGGGGAGCCCTCCGCTGCCCACCCCGACCAGCGTCTACCCACCCAAAATCCATTCACCGTTCGAGATGTCGAACTCGAAATATCCAATATAA
- a CDS encoding AAA family ATPase — translation MNVLPPLPELVAQFLQRFIHQPAGQDHLARYATDAAFLRTAFEDICRRADAGEDVTERVLMKLLPHRDTPYNRQRGAWTTLWAIINREIQPWFQSVGWVADAASWRDIATHLLRLLRALERGPQPAALEAFATSPLSRGFRAGFLSPALHALRPDLYLAVNARSRRTAHFCLALWGESREVSVGLEHYLEATATLRFVLERLKPLGIQDANHFDAFCHWMCDRKLGGFLARRRVEELEEAPGDEAGGEPDEEIGAWVVRNMLSKRNFRAEIRRGRRSTWTALQRGSREWLRDAEPGDLVFLYQASPVREVLGLGKLASEPASVGEETRFEVEFLTDVLAQPIPLSAIQAHSTLSGMMMASPRSGMVLPIRADELPPLARLIRDRNPEVHEVLAPYLPAGALLPEPSPPRAPRVLELAAWVDTWRRTAGHPDDTDGREAAQREAWARMLAPEALGTLTPEDFRPVYQLGVLGSAGPVALLNRFFLEAREEQLAHFRATLREVLHGEGRVELRLDRALDRDSPTAVKGLSEGVLMKCLAVVHPERFLGIHCHEGDTGKARMMEMLGLPPLPDSLPVGTRAVRSNDALREALAHHLPGTADRPATQAMRRFLYWLKARLDQQPPPKELDPAERFLHATSLRRERLEELCALLEHRRQLILYGPPGTGKTFIARELARYQAGAEARCERVQFHPAYSYEDFVEGLRPQVDAQAPGGLRYEYRPGILKSLAERAQAAPTERFVLLIDEINRGALPRVFGELLYLLEYREERVRLAGSGDFFELPTNLYLIGTMNSADRSIAQIDVALRRRFHFVRMDPDAEILRRNLLKWDVAPDVCDWAVQGLEAVNARIARSPGREFCIGHSFFMDKDLDPGRVERIWRHDIAPMLEDCFYDSPQVVPELRALFDAARPGPVDMSE, via the coding sequence GTGAATGTCCTGCCGCCCCTGCCCGAGCTGGTGGCCCAGTTCCTCCAGCGCTTCATTCATCAACCCGCGGGCCAGGACCACCTGGCCCGCTATGCCACGGATGCGGCGTTTCTCCGGACCGCCTTCGAGGACATCTGCCGGCGCGCCGACGCGGGAGAGGACGTGACGGAGCGGGTGCTGATGAAGCTCCTGCCCCACCGAGACACCCCCTACAACCGCCAGCGCGGCGCCTGGACGACGCTCTGGGCCATCATCAACCGGGAAATCCAACCCTGGTTCCAGAGCGTGGGCTGGGTCGCGGACGCAGCCTCCTGGCGGGACATCGCCACGCACCTGCTGCGCCTGCTGCGCGCCCTGGAGCGAGGCCCCCAACCCGCGGCCCTCGAGGCCTTTGCCACCTCGCCCCTGTCGAGGGGCTTCCGCGCAGGGTTCCTCAGCCCCGCGCTGCATGCCCTGCGGCCGGACCTGTACCTCGCCGTCAACGCCCGGAGTCGGCGCACGGCCCACTTCTGCCTGGCGCTGTGGGGCGAGTCCCGCGAGGTGAGCGTGGGCCTGGAGCACTACCTGGAGGCCACCGCCACGCTGCGCTTCGTGCTGGAGCGCCTCAAGCCGTTGGGCATCCAGGACGCGAACCACTTCGATGCCTTCTGCCACTGGATGTGCGACCGGAAGCTCGGCGGCTTCCTGGCACGCCGGAGGGTGGAGGAGTTGGAAGAGGCTCCGGGCGATGAGGCGGGCGGCGAGCCGGACGAGGAGATCGGCGCCTGGGTCGTTCGCAACATGCTCTCCAAGCGCAACTTCCGCGCGGAGATCCGGCGCGGCCGACGGAGCACGTGGACCGCCCTCCAACGCGGCTCACGCGAGTGGCTCCGGGATGCCGAGCCCGGAGACCTCGTCTTCCTCTATCAGGCCAGCCCGGTGCGCGAGGTGCTGGGGTTGGGGAAGCTGGCCTCCGAGCCTGCTTCCGTGGGGGAAGAGACGCGCTTCGAGGTGGAGTTCCTCACGGACGTGCTGGCCCAGCCCATTCCGCTGTCCGCCATCCAGGCGCACTCGACGCTGTCCGGGATGATGATGGCCTCGCCCCGCAGCGGCATGGTGCTGCCCATCCGCGCCGATGAGCTGCCTCCCCTCGCCCGGCTCATCCGGGACCGCAACCCCGAGGTTCACGAGGTGCTCGCCCCGTACCTTCCCGCGGGGGCCCTGCTCCCCGAGCCTTCGCCTCCCCGGGCCCCGCGCGTGCTGGAATTGGCCGCGTGGGTGGACACGTGGCGCCGCACCGCGGGCCATCCGGATGACACGGATGGCCGGGAGGCCGCTCAGCGCGAGGCCTGGGCGCGGATGCTCGCCCCGGAGGCGCTCGGCACGCTCACCCCGGAGGACTTCCGGCCCGTGTATCAGCTCGGGGTACTGGGCTCGGCGGGCCCCGTGGCCCTGCTCAACCGCTTTTTCCTGGAGGCCCGGGAGGAGCAGCTCGCCCACTTCCGGGCCACGCTGCGCGAGGTGCTGCATGGCGAGGGCCGGGTGGAGTTGCGCCTCGACCGTGCGCTCGACCGGGACAGCCCCACCGCCGTGAAGGGGCTGAGCGAAGGCGTTCTCATGAAGTGTCTGGCCGTGGTGCACCCCGAGCGTTTCCTGGGCATCCACTGCCATGAGGGCGACACGGGGAAGGCGCGGATGATGGAGATGCTCGGGCTGCCGCCCTTGCCGGACTCGCTCCCGGTGGGCACCCGGGCCGTGCGCTCCAACGATGCGCTGCGCGAGGCGCTCGCGCACCACCTGCCGGGGACGGCGGACAGGCCGGCCACGCAGGCCATGCGGCGCTTTCTCTACTGGCTCAAAGCGCGGTTGGATCAACAGCCGCCTCCGAAGGAGCTGGATCCGGCGGAGCGCTTCCTGCACGCCACCTCGCTGCGCCGGGAGCGGCTGGAGGAGCTGTGTGCGCTGCTGGAACACCGGCGCCAGCTCATCCTCTATGGGCCTCCGGGCACGGGAAAAACCTTCATCGCCCGCGAGTTGGCGCGGTACCAGGCGGGCGCCGAGGCCCGCTGCGAGCGCGTCCAGTTCCATCCGGCCTACTCCTACGAGGACTTCGTGGAGGGGCTGAGGCCTCAGGTGGACGCCCAGGCGCCCGGAGGGCTGCGCTACGAATACCGCCCCGGCATCCTCAAGTCCCTGGCGGAGCGGGCTCAGGCCGCTCCCACCGAGCGCTTCGTGTTGCTCATTGACGAGATCAACCGGGGCGCCCTCCCGCGCGTCTTCGGCGAGTTGCTCTACCTGCTGGAGTACCGGGAGGAGCGCGTGCGGCTCGCGGGCTCCGGGGACTTCTTCGAGCTGCCCACCAACCTGTACCTCATTGGCACGATGAACAGCGCGGACCGCTCCATCGCGCAGATCGACGTGGCGCTGCGCCGCCGCTTTCACTTCGTCCGGATGGATCCGGACGCGGAGATCCTCCGGCGTAACCTTCTCAAATGGGATGTGGCACCGGATGTGTGTGATTGGGCCGTGCAGGGGCTGGAGGCGGTGAATGCGCGCATCGCCCGCTCTCCTGGACGGGAGTTCTGCATTGGCCACTCGTTCTTCATGGACAAGGACCTGGACCCCGGACGTGTCGAGCGCATCTGGCGCCATGACATCGCCCCGATGCTGGAGGACTGCTTCTATGACTCGCCGCAGGTGGTGCCCGAGCTGAGGGCGCTGTTCGACGCGGCGCGCCCCGGTCCCGTGGACATGTCGGAATGA
- a CDS encoding DUF4241 domain-containing protein → MVLTSGRVVACHPLCLPPRPVPQAHLLVLLSLSHREPFTRTVAPGRYPVLLSVLHTGRAGTAEARELVAMAMVQFEDTRPTRWELASRGEQGAQVLRPGHPHGPAAALDMLAFLDADAVEQASQTSPAFLETAAPASPPSWSSAALTVDASSGANVIVFSPGRCPHAPLYPSAQSSWWGLAEDGRPVCLVTDFQHLDLARPEFTDNPGARRARVRELVEQLGSTDAQARGRALREVGGYDGEAREAVEPLLAFILAPGTDPAEREYAAAAVARICAEAPEQVERLAQAMCPPTRGEPLAVLLRAAASIGLCHKRTGALQPLAERILAALLPRLAEEDPSIHSFIMGLIWDLGEERAEAQALLVRLLDTARPELRVAAAAKLNHSPLSAHQEAAMETLAGILHDRDLDPELHVAAVSSLSAFAPLTASALMALWHAASSPQPLLAWYARDLLRQRS, encoded by the coding sequence TTGGTTTTGACCAGTGGCCGGGTGGTGGCATGTCATCCGCTGTGTCTGCCCCCGCGCCCCGTCCCCCAGGCGCACTTGCTGGTGCTGCTCTCGCTGAGCCACCGCGAGCCCTTCACCCGCACCGTGGCGCCGGGCCGCTACCCGGTCCTGCTCAGCGTCCTGCATACGGGCCGTGCGGGCACCGCCGAGGCCCGGGAGCTGGTCGCCATGGCGATGGTCCAGTTCGAGGATACCCGCCCCACCCGGTGGGAGCTGGCCTCCCGGGGAGAGCAGGGCGCTCAGGTCCTGCGGCCCGGCCATCCGCATGGCCCCGCGGCCGCGCTCGACATGCTGGCCTTCCTCGACGCGGACGCGGTGGAGCAGGCCTCGCAGACGTCTCCGGCCTTCCTCGAGACGGCGGCCCCGGCCAGTCCGCCTTCCTGGTCCAGCGCCGCGCTGACGGTGGATGCGTCCTCCGGGGCCAACGTCATCGTCTTCTCTCCGGGCCGGTGCCCCCACGCCCCGCTGTACCCCAGCGCCCAGTCCTCGTGGTGGGGGTTGGCCGAGGATGGCCGGCCGGTCTGCCTCGTCACCGACTTCCAGCACTTGGACCTGGCGCGGCCCGAGTTCACCGACAACCCCGGCGCGCGGCGCGCCCGGGTGCGGGAGCTGGTGGAGCAGCTCGGGAGCACGGACGCGCAAGCCCGAGGGCGGGCCCTGCGGGAAGTGGGCGGGTATGACGGAGAGGCGCGGGAGGCGGTGGAGCCCCTGCTCGCGTTCATCCTCGCGCCCGGGACGGATCCGGCCGAGCGGGAGTATGCCGCAGCGGCCGTGGCCCGGATCTGCGCCGAGGCGCCCGAGCAGGTGGAGCGGCTGGCCCAGGCGATGTGTCCGCCCACGCGCGGCGAGCCGCTTGCCGTGTTGCTGCGCGCGGCGGCGAGCATCGGCCTGTGCCACAAGCGCACCGGGGCGCTTCAGCCCCTCGCGGAGCGCATCCTCGCCGCCCTCCTTCCCCGGCTGGCCGAGGAGGATCCCAGCATCCACAGCTTCATCATGGGGCTCATCTGGGACCTCGGGGAGGAGCGGGCCGAGGCCCAGGCGCTGCTCGTGCGGTTGCTGGACACGGCCCGCCCGGAGCTGCGCGTGGCGGCGGCCGCGAAGCTGAACCACTCGCCCCTGAGTGCCCACCAGGAGGCCGCGATGGAGACGCTGGCGGGCATCCTCCACGACCGGGACCTCGACCCGGAATTGCACGTGGCGGCCGTCAGCTCCCTGAGCGCCTTCGCCCCGCTGACGGCGTCGGCCCTCATGGCCCTGTGGCATGCGGCCTCCAGCCCGCAGCCCCTCCTGGCGTGGTACGCCCGGGACCTGCTGCGCCAGCGCTCCTGA
- a CDS encoding MDR family MFS transporter: MRTTHRPLTTLALALSLFMAALEMTVVSTAMPTVVSDLGGLQGYAWVFTAYMLSSTITVPIYGKLSDLYGRKPLLLFGIGLFLVGSIASGLSTSMNMLIAFRVLQGLGAGAMQPVALTIVGDIYTLEQRAKVQGAFSAVWGVAGLVGPLTGGLIVKYLSWHWVFFINVPVGLGALALLVFFFHEKVQRKPQKLDFAGAALLSVGVVALLFGVQGTGQGLLALLVGAAVLGVFVWVEGKVADPLIPMSLFKIPVIAIASVAGVFFSVAMFGATAYVPLYVQGVLGGSPTQAGGMITPMIVGWPLASLVAGKLLLRTGPRPLIIGGLGLTVVGTALMALLLKPGAPLLIPGLAMALFGIGLGFATTSLLIAVQTSVGWELRGVVTASTMFFRTVGGALGVGLMGGVMVAQLMKDPSVSLSAANALLGPEHGQALPSALLETLSGALRFGLTINFWIICGCTAAAFAVGLFFPKGGKDRGTALSSSDVTASH, from the coding sequence ATGCGAACCACCCACCGTCCCCTGACCACCCTGGCCCTCGCCTTGAGCCTCTTCATGGCGGCCCTGGAGATGACCGTCGTCTCCACCGCCATGCCCACGGTGGTCAGTGATTTGGGGGGACTGCAGGGCTACGCCTGGGTCTTCACGGCGTACATGCTGTCCTCCACCATCACCGTGCCCATCTACGGCAAGCTGTCGGACCTGTACGGGCGCAAGCCCCTCCTCCTCTTTGGAATCGGCCTGTTCCTCGTGGGGTCCATCGCCAGCGGGCTGTCCACGTCGATGAACATGCTGATCGCCTTCCGGGTCCTCCAGGGGTTGGGGGCCGGGGCGATGCAGCCGGTGGCGCTCACCATCGTGGGAGACATCTACACGCTGGAGCAGCGGGCGAAGGTGCAAGGGGCCTTCAGCGCCGTGTGGGGGGTGGCGGGGTTGGTGGGGCCGCTCACCGGCGGCCTCATCGTGAAGTACCTCAGCTGGCACTGGGTCTTCTTCATCAACGTTCCGGTGGGGCTGGGCGCGCTGGCGTTGCTGGTCTTCTTCTTTCACGAGAAGGTTCAGCGCAAGCCGCAGAAGCTGGACTTCGCGGGCGCGGCGTTGCTCTCCGTGGGCGTGGTGGCGTTGCTCTTCGGCGTGCAGGGCACGGGCCAGGGTCTGCTCGCGCTCCTGGTGGGAGCGGCCGTGCTGGGCGTCTTCGTGTGGGTGGAGGGCAAGGTGGCCGATCCCCTCATCCCGATGAGCCTGTTCAAGATTCCCGTCATCGCCATCGCCTCGGTGGCGGGGGTGTTCTTCTCGGTGGCGATGTTCGGGGCGACCGCCTACGTGCCCCTCTACGTCCAGGGTGTGCTGGGGGGCTCCCCCACGCAGGCGGGGGGAATGATTACGCCGATGATCGTCGGCTGGCCGCTGGCGAGCCTGGTGGCCGGCAAGCTGTTGCTCCGCACGGGGCCTCGCCCGCTCATCATTGGAGGGCTGGGGCTGACCGTGGTGGGCACGGCGTTGATGGCGCTGCTGCTCAAGCCGGGCGCGCCCCTGTTGATTCCGGGGCTGGCGATGGCGCTGTTCGGTATTGGGCTGGGGTTTGCGACCACCTCGTTGCTCATCGCGGTGCAGACGAGCGTGGGGTGGGAGCTGCGCGGGGTGGTCACCGCCAGCACCATGTTCTTCCGCACCGTCGGCGGGGCGCTCGGGGTCGGGCTGATGGGCGGGGTGATGGTGGCCCAGCTCATGAAGGACCCGAGCGTGTCCCTCTCCGCCGCCAATGCGCTGCTCGGCCCCGAACATGGCCAGGCGCTGCCCTCCGCCCTGCTGGAGACCTTGAGTGGTGCGCTCCGCTTCGGCCTGACCATCAACTTCTGGATCATCTGTGGCTGCACCGCCGCCGCCTTCGCCGTGGGGCTGTTCTTTCCCAAGGGCGGGAAGGACAGGGGAACGGCGCTTTCCTCCTCGGACGTGACCGCGTCGCATTGA
- a CDS encoding DUF2339 domain-containing protein — MSAEEQTGELRARVQRLEQLVTSLETRLQQLEGASPQASPTLPLAEPSGTLAPVPAASPPADLEAHLGTYWMSRLGIVALITGIAYLITYRFGELGMLVRVVLGYVLSAGLGALGLWLSRRSLLFGRIVFGGGLALAYFVTYALHFIPSVRVIDSQVLALVLLAAFVLGIVVTAQRMHSETVAGIALFLGLHTGMLSDVTAFTLLSTTLLAMGALFFLVKNRWVIVPLSSLVSVYSTHTLWAIRAPALAPGAPDSGRLLLSLSFLALYFLLFSVALLARPRELSTRACLSFVSLNWVGLLALGAYEVQTRSAPQLFTFLLAAALAQGAGALGARWRQAPPALTHAYLVLGAITLALAMPAHFSATPLVVSWLVTGMGVGLAARALVSPALRGLSVAILLVGLAAAQLTGTRPSALFAAAFVCFLLVERLGEFRPSWLPPPERFRGHGLLQALCAGGAGLALVWLIGQEMPAGLITLGWAIAASGMFAVGFAFHERRYRLVGIAGLALALGRLLLVDLSRLPTDQRVVTFILLGVLLLLISYTYTRLKDRKA, encoded by the coding sequence ATGAGCGCCGAGGAGCAAACCGGGGAACTGCGAGCGCGCGTTCAGCGGTTGGAGCAACTCGTCACGTCGCTGGAGACGCGGCTCCAACAGTTGGAGGGCGCGAGCCCCCAGGCCTCGCCCACGCTGCCGCTCGCCGAGCCCTCCGGAACTTTGGCCCCCGTCCCTGCCGCGTCTCCCCCTGCGGACCTGGAAGCCCACCTGGGCACGTATTGGATGAGCCGCCTGGGCATCGTGGCCCTCATCACCGGCATCGCCTACCTCATCACCTACCGCTTCGGGGAATTGGGGATGCTCGTCCGGGTGGTGCTGGGCTACGTGCTGAGCGCGGGGCTGGGCGCCCTGGGGCTCTGGCTCTCCCGGCGCTCGCTGCTCTTCGGGCGCATCGTCTTCGGGGGAGGCTTGGCGCTCGCCTACTTCGTCACATACGCGTTGCACTTCATTCCCTCGGTGCGCGTCATCGACAGCCAGGTGCTCGCGCTGGTGCTGCTGGCGGCGTTCGTCCTCGGCATCGTCGTCACCGCCCAACGGATGCACTCGGAGACGGTGGCCGGCATCGCGCTCTTTCTGGGGCTGCACACCGGGATGCTCAGCGACGTCACCGCCTTCACCCTGCTGTCCACCACGCTGCTGGCGATGGGCGCCCTCTTCTTCCTGGTGAAGAACCGCTGGGTCATCGTCCCCCTGTCGAGCCTCGTCTCCGTCTACAGCACGCACACCCTCTGGGCGATCCGCGCCCCGGCGCTCGCTCCCGGCGCACCCGACTCCGGGAGGCTCCTGCTGAGCCTGTCCTTCCTCGCCCTGTACTTCCTGCTCTTCTCCGTGGCCCTGCTCGCCCGTCCCCGGGAGCTCTCCACCCGCGCGTGCCTCTCCTTCGTGTCCCTCAACTGGGTGGGGCTGTTGGCCTTGGGCGCCTATGAGGTGCAGACCCGAAGCGCACCCCAACTCTTCACGTTCCTGCTCGCCGCCGCGCTGGCCCAGGGCGCGGGAGCCCTGGGGGCCCGGTGGCGGCAAGCGCCTCCTGCCCTCACGCACGCCTACCTTGTCCTCGGCGCCATCACCCTCGCCCTGGCCATGCCCGCGCACTTCAGCGCCACCCCCTTGGTGGTCTCCTGGCTCGTGACGGGCATGGGCGTGGGGCTCGCGGCGCGCGCACTGGTGTCGCCTGCGCTGCGCGGGCTCAGTGTGGCCATTCTCCTGGTGGGTCTGGCGGCGGCGCAGCTCACCGGCACCCGTCCCTCCGCACTGTTCGCCGCCGCCTTCGTCTGCTTCCTGCTCGTCGAGCGGCTGGGGGAGTTCCGTCCCTCCTGGCTTCCGCCGCCGGAGAGGTTCCGGGGCCATGGGCTGCTTCAGGCGCTGTGCGCGGGGGGCGCGGGGCTCGCCCTGGTCTGGCTCATCGGGCAGGAGATGCCCGCCGGGCTCATCACGCTGGGGTGGGCCATCGCCGCCTCCGGCATGTTCGCCGTGGGCTTTGCCTTCCACGAGCGCCGGTACCGACTCGTGGGAATCGCGGGGCTGGCCCTCGCACTCGGACGGCTGCTCCTGGTGGACCTGTCACGGCTGCCCACGGATCAGCGCGTCGTCACCTTCATCCTCCTCGGGGTGCTGCTGCTGCTCATCTCGTACACCTACACCCGGCTGAAGGACCGCAAGGCGTGA
- a CDS encoding Kelch repeat-containing protein, protein MRRVSKSFIALMVFAAMFSCGSGRGPDGRSPGAEGPALSSPRKRLPFVQLADGRVLAAGGHDGTRTLSSCELFDPALGTWSATGSLRAARRNHAAAVLADGRVLVVGGAPAQLVGALASVEIYDPATGVWTSAAPLSVPRIDPTVVTLPDGRVLVVGGADVDQRSLRSAEWFEPATGTWHAAETPGWGHGGAQAAAVLTDGRVLFVSGMQPELYEPGTGRWTKAGPAGGAAGTHRMGHTVTRLMDGRVLVVGGTTSRAAETAELYEPATGQWTLAASPGMPREGHGALLTGDGAVLVVGGYHFASGTLASAERFEPVSGTWRPVNALQAPRQGAGLLRLPGDEVLVVGGFNDAVETLASSERYVPGED, encoded by the coding sequence ATGCGCCGAGTTTCCAAGTCTTTCATTGCCCTGATGGTCTTCGCCGCGATGTTCTCGTGTGGCTCTGGACGTGGGCCGGACGGGCGCTCCCCGGGGGCAGAGGGGCCTGCCCTGTCTTCCCCCCGGAAGCGCCTGCCGTTTGTTCAGCTCGCGGATGGGCGGGTGCTGGCGGCGGGAGGCCACGATGGCACCCGGACGCTCTCGTCCTGCGAGCTGTTCGACCCTGCCCTGGGGACGTGGAGCGCCACGGGCTCGCTTCGGGCCGCGCGGCGCAACCACGCTGCGGCGGTGCTGGCGGATGGGCGGGTGCTGGTGGTGGGCGGCGCGCCCGCGCAACTCGTCGGCGCGCTGGCGAGCGTGGAAATCTATGACCCGGCCACGGGCGTGTGGACGTCGGCGGCGCCGCTCTCGGTGCCTCGCATCGATCCGACCGTGGTGACGCTGCCCGATGGGCGGGTGCTGGTGGTGGGCGGCGCGGATGTGGACCAGCGCTCCCTGCGCTCGGCCGAGTGGTTCGAGCCAGCCACGGGCACCTGGCACGCCGCGGAAACCCCGGGCTGGGGCCATGGGGGCGCGCAGGCGGCGGCGGTGCTGACGGATGGGCGGGTGCTCTTCGTGAGCGGCATGCAGCCGGAGCTGTATGAGCCAGGGACCGGCCGCTGGACGAAGGCCGGTCCCGCCGGAGGCGCCGCGGGGACGCACCGCATGGGCCACACGGTGACGCGGCTGATGGATGGGCGGGTGCTGGTGGTGGGGGGCACCACCTCGCGCGCCGCAGAGACGGCGGAGCTGTACGAGCCTGCCACGGGGCAGTGGACGCTCGCGGCGTCCCCGGGCATGCCTCGCGAGGGCCACGGGGCCCTCCTCACTGGGGATGGCGCCGTGCTGGTGGTGGGAGGGTACCACTTCGCCTCGGGAACGCTGGCGTCGGCGGAGCGCTTCGAGCCGGTCTCGGGCACCTGGCGCCCCGTGAACGCGCTCCAGGCGCCCCGGCAGGGGGCGGGGCTCCTGCGGCTCCCGGGAGACGAGGTGCTGGTGGTGGGAGGGTTCAATGATGCCGTGGAGACGCTCGCCAGCAGCGAACGGTACGTGCCCGGCGAGGACTGA